Sequence from the Nitrospirota bacterium genome:
CAGCTCCGTGAGCTGTCGATCAAGCTGGACATCGTCGAGTAAAAACTTTAACCACAGAGGGCGCAGAGAAAGGCCTGAATCTGGAAACCGTTTGCAACACGAGGGCTGTGTCGTTTTCCGGCATCTCCCGGTGTTCTCTGTGGTTGATGCAGGCTTGAGGTTTGTTCATGAAATGCAAGGTTTGCAATAACGTAGTGACCCTCCGGCTTGGCTGACGCAGAGCAGTGCTGCGCTGCACGGTGTGCGGCAGGGAGTTCGAGATCGGCCAGTATCTCGAAGAGATCAACGAGGAAATGTGGGAAGCCATCTCCAGCCGGGCCTGCAACAGGGTCTGAGCCGAAGTACGGGGTCAGTCACCGGCGCAGGCCTGCCGGGGCGTCAGGGGATGTCCGGAAGAACGGTCCCCGCATGCCCTTCCGGAAAAGCCATATACACATCCCCGGTAATCAGTTGGTATGGTGCAAGCTCCATCAGGATCAATCGCACGGACCTGCCGTGAAACGAGCTATGCGCGCCGTCTTCAGCCGCTGAAATTTACCTGCACTCCCGTACCCTGCAATCTCATCCCAGGGGGTGCTTCCCCTCGCTCAATTCCCTGCAGAATCCGGCGATGCCCGCGAGCTCGCGTTCGATGATCTCTTCCGCACGTCTCGACACATCCCTGACCTCCAGCCCGCGCTCGAGCACGACCTGGGCAGCCGCCATCTGCGGCTGGTCAATGGGCGAGCCGATCCTGCTCACGAGATACACATAGGCTTCCCGGATGCCCTCGATCTCGCGGCACAATTTTTCCGCCAGGCGGTGCGAGAGAATATTGTATATCTTGCCCACGTGGCTCACGGGGTTTTTGCCTGCCGCGGCCTCGGTGCCGAGCGGCCTGTTTACGGAGATGAGGCCGTTCACACGGTTGCCCCGCCCGACCTGACCGGAATCGGCGTCCTCCGCCGACGTGCCGGTCAGGCTCAGGTAGATGCCGTCCATGCCCCTGCCGGGTTCGTCCAACGCATTGTAATGCACGCGGACTTCCCCGGAGCCGGCGCCCTGCCGTAAAAACTCGCTCATCTCCTGAATCAGTAAATCCTTCCTCCAGAAGTAGTCCTTTTCCGATGAGATCTCCCTGCAGAGGAGCGGCATGGCCACGGTAAGGTCTAGATCGTTCCCGTGCCTGAGCGCCATCACCTTCACGTCCTCGCCGGTCTCGGGGCGGCTCGCCTTGAAGTCCGGGGAATTGAGGCGCCGCTCCAGGCCGAGCACCATCTGCTCCGTGGGGCTCAGCGGATAATACCCGACCGTGGCCGACGTGTCATTGGCTCCCCTGACCGCACCCGGCCGCGAGAATATGTCCGTCAGCTCTTCCGACCCGGGAGCGAGGACAACCCGGTAGTTCACCTGTTGTTCGGGATCGACAAAGCGCATGTTCTTCCTGAGCCAGGCGCGGGCCGCATCCACGGCGATTTCCGCCACGGGAATGCTCCTGCCTTTGGCGCTGCTCGTCGCCCGGTCGCCGATCGTGAGCTCCATGGGTTTCAGCACCTCGCCGCCCTTGAACTCCTTCCTGACGCTCCCGGCCGCCAGCAGGCCCTTGTCGATGTTGTGGTGCAGGATCGTTCCGAATTCCTGGAGGTAGGCCTGCGAGAGCGCGATCGAAATGGCGTCCATCATGGAATCGCAGAGCGTGTCCGGATGGCCGACGCCTTTGCGTTCAACGATCTCGAAGAGATGGTCCGCGACGGGTTTCCCGGGAAAGGGCTCGACAATGATCATGCTCTGATTATACAGGAAAACCATACCATCGGCCGGCGGGGCATGGTTCCGGATACGCGGCAGGACAGGGCAAGGGCGAGCTTATCTCGAGGCGTCTCCAAAATCATATTTCCCGGTATTGGGCATGACGGCGGAACAAGACTGAATGCGTTTCTCGGCGTTACCCCAGCCGTTCGATCAATTCCCTCACGGTCACGAACAGGTCGCCCGGGATCGGGTGCACGCGCGGGGCGGGCCGGTTCTGGTTCAGTTTCATGAGCGGCGCTTCGCGGTCCTTGTTGAAGCAGAGGATCTCGGCGCGGCTGCCGAGGTAGTCGGTATGCTGCGGCGCGCCGGAGATGCCGAGGGCGATGATGAGTTTGGGGTTTACGCGAACGCCGGTCTGGCCAATCTGGGCATCGAGCGGCAGCAGCTTCAGGTCCTGCGTGACCTTGCGCGTCGCTCCGAACATCGGTGCAAGGCCGAGCGCCTCCAGCTTCTTCTTGAGCTCCTGTGCGAGCGCGATTCCCGAGTTGTCCCTGATGCCGTACCCGAGGTCGATGATCACGTCTGCCTGTGCAAGGGTCGGCGGCGCTGTGGGCGGGAGCGGCATGATCCAGCCGGGATCAACGGCAAGGTCCAGGATATGGGCTTTGAATTCCCGCCTCTGTGCCTGCGCCGGGAAATCAGCTTCCGGGGCGACGGTCACGAATGCGGAGCCGCTCACGAAGACATGGCGCCTGATCAGTCTGCCTTCATAGGCGGGGAGCGAAAAGACAAGAGCGCCCGGGCCTTCCCTTGTTACGTCCGTTACTCCTGAGCAGAGGAGGACGTTGTTTCCCGGGTCATCCGCCTCGCCGGCCGCGTAGGCAAGGGAGCTTGCCCATTCCGTGCCCGCGAATATCATCGCGCTGTTCGACGCCTGCAGCATCAGGCGGAGCATCTGCCGTTTGCCCTCCTCCGTGAGCCTCCCGTTCCGTGAATCCAGGCAATAGGCCTGCTCGCAGCCATTTGCCCGAGCCACGCCGAGAAGCTGAGGCCACTTGTCGCGGGGAGCGGGTATCACGGCGCAGACGTTCCTGCTGACCAGTCCGGCAGACAGGACGCAGGCGCGGAGCACGGCGATATTTCCCTTCGGGTCATGGGGCTCGAGCACTGCCCAGATCGCATTGCCGTCCGTAAGAATATGATGGGGAAGCTCTCCGCGATAATCCTGCGATGTTCCCGCGCTTGCCGACGCTGCGAAGACCCTGATGTACTCCGCTGCCGAGAGGGGGTCGGCGCTTATTGCTGACGTTGACCTTGCTCCGGAGGGAAGGTCAAAACTTCCAACAGCATTCAGCTTTTGGTCAGACGTCATGACACTGATGGGCGAGTTCAGTGCAGAAATCGATTCTACGATATTATGTTCCGGCTCGGACGCAGCGCCCGCAATGCTGATGACCGACGGAAGTGCGGGATGGACAAACCCGCTTCCATCGGGCTTGACCTCGATCTCATTTGTCCGTTCGTGGTGCCGATCGAGCCTGCCTGCGAGATAAGCGCCTAGGCTCCGGTCTCCGTCGAGACCTGCGTCACCCACGGCGATCAGGTCGTACTGCTGAGTGCCTTCGAGGTTCTGTATCATCGGGACATACGCGGCGGGTCCGCTCGAAGGGGCGATATCGAGGCGATGGAGGCTGTCAGCGCGGGGCCCCGCGGTCATCCTGAGAAGCGATTCCAGTTCCACGCCTCCGGGCATGAGCACGTCGATACTTACCAATGAATCGCCGCTGGGCTTGAGTGCGAGCAGCTGCGTCAGGGCCGCCAGGTCGGACGGGTTGATCCTCCACACGAGTTCTCGTAATTCCCCGTCCGCCAACCGGGGCCGGGGCGACAGATCGGCAACGGGCCTGATGATCGAAAGCGCGCGAAGAGGAACTGCTAATGCCCCCGGTGCCGTGACAGGAGCAGGTTCCTTGCGCGACATCTCATCAAGCGCTGCATCGGCCAGTCGCACCTCGGGCATGTCCATGCTGTTCCTGACCTGTTCCCAGTTCTGCAGGAATTTCTCCTCCAGATGCTCAAGGCGCGTACGTGTCCTCTCGGCCGCCCTGCGGCCGGCGGAAAGCATGTTCATGCCGTAGTCCGGGAGATGCAGGTCAAAGGCGGGACGCCGGGCATTCAGCCACTCCCTGCGGTACCGGATGCATTCGAGCCGCAGGATCTCACCGGCCATCTCGGAAAGGGGGAAGAGCGCGGGCTGGAGCATGGCATCGGACCAGCCCGTGTCGCCGAGCGTCCGGCTGGCTTCCCTGACATAGGAACGGAGCCGGTTCTTCCATGCTGCCAGCGTCCGGTCGGCATCAGGGCCCTCCTGTTCGGAGAGCTCCGGCCAGTTTGCTGCCATGGCGATCAGGTCCTTCAGGATGAGGAAGCGCTGGACCTCGTTCGTGCCTTCGTAGATCGTGAGGATGCGGCTGTCGCGCCGCGCTTTCTCGAGTAGATGCTTTTCGGTCTGGCCCGCAGGGCCGTAGGCCTGCTCCACGAGTGTGATCAGTTCATGGATGTCCTCGGAGCAGACGTATTTTGCGATGGCCGATTCCATGCGCACCGACTCATGGGGCCGGTCGAACAGGCCGATCAGGTAGGAAGCGAGGGACTCGCTGCCGAACAGGATGGCCGCTGCCTCGCCCAGCAGCCTGTCGCGTTCCTCCGAAGCAGGTATCGCTGCGTTCGCCTCGGCCAGGAGCTTGCGCATCAGCGCACCGGAGACCACGGCAAGTCCGCACCGCCCCACGTTCAGGGTCTCGAGCGCGTTCACCTGGCCATGTCCCTCGTACCCGATCACGGCCTCTCGCGGTACCCGCACGCTGTCGATGGAAATCTCGTTCGTGGGCGAGCCTCGCTGGCCGGTCTTCTTCTCGTCTGCCCCGACCTTGAGCCCCTCGCTGTGCCGGTCCACCATGAAACCGGTCACGCCCTCGGGTGTCCGTGCGTACAAACAGAACTGCGTCGCTATACTCCCGTTCGTGATCCACATCTTGGCGCCCGTCAGGCTGTAGTACTCGTACAGGGAGCCGTTGTCCGTGCTGCGCACCTGGCCGATGTCATGGAACGGGCATTCCTTTCCTTTATAGAGATAGTAGCGGGACCCCTGGTCTGTCCTGTAATCGTATTGGTCATAGCGGATCGGCTGCTTCTGCTTGTCCGGCGTCTCATAGGCAATTCCGACATCCGTGAAGACGATCTTGTCCGCATCGATCAGATACCGGAAGCTCTCCTCATCGCCCTGCGGCTGAAAGGAGTACCTGCCGTCATCGAGCGGCGTCATTCTTGCTTTCAACAGTTTAGCCGTAGTTTGGACACCGCCAGAGTCCGAGCCTGCTGTCGGTTCGGTCAGGGCAAAGGCGCTGACCGCGCTGTGGCCGAGGTAGCGGAGGAAGAGCCGGTGGCAACGCTCGCGCCGGGGAAGCTCTTCGAGGGAGGCACGGATGTCGGGCATGACCTTATCGAAGAGCCCGCCGGCATGCCTGAGATCCTCCATGAATGCGCCGAAATCGCCGCGCTGGCCGGCGATGCCCGCGCCGTAAAAGGCTTTCAGAAAATGTGCGGCAAGATATTTCACGACGCGGGTATGGCGGATCCGGTCATCCACCAGCTTCATGATCGCTTCGTATTCTTTCCTGATCCATGCCGGGTTGGGTCTGGACAGGGCGCGGATGAGCCTCGCGAGCCGGGCGCCGATGCTGCCGAGTCTGCCTTCGTCTTCAACGAGGGGGGTCAGTTCCTCGCGCACGCGGGGAAGCTCCTCCTCGAGCCCGAGCAGGATCGGTGTCGTGCCGATGCTCGTGCTTGCCATGATCAGGAGGTCAATGGACGCGTCGCCGAAGCTGCCGGCCGCGGAGTTCAGGAGGTAGTATTCCGCCTTGCGCCAGCCGAGGCCGTCGAGCGACTGGGGGATATAGGTGGCGAGCCATTTGCCGTTCTTTGCCGCCTGTATGATCTCCGCCGGCAGATGATGGGACCGGTCGATGCTGCGCTCGAAGCCCAGGCCGTTGAATTGCTTTTCAGAGCAGTTCTGCCTGAACCAGTTCACGAGATCTGCCCAGCGCGCCCTGAGCTTCGGGTCATCCATCTGCATCTCGGGAACGAACCGCGGCGAACGGTCGAACACGGTCGCCAGGAAGCTCCCCGATCGGTGAGGCGCGCCCGGGGCCGTGCAGAACGCATCGTAGTCCGTGCCCTCCATGATAGCGGTGCTCGGGGGCGCAACGGGAAAGACAGACGAGGGAGGTACTGAACCGCGGCCCCCGGAGAGCGACGCCTGCATGACAGCGTCTTCCGCCAAGCCGAGCAGGACCTCGGCAGCCGCCGCGCGCGTCTCGCTCCCTTCCCCTCGGCTCAAGGCTTCCTCGATGGAGACGAGCATTCCGCGAAGGGCGGTGACCATGGCTTTTGCTTCCCCGGCGAGCGAAGCGTCCGGCTGCCCGGCCAGATCGGCGCACTTCTTCATGATGGCGTGTAACCGAAAGGCGAGAGGCTGCAGCGGTTCGCCCTGCACGGTGTCAAGACTGCCGAGAAAGGGTATTGCCTGCTCGAGGTCCTGCCCAGCGAGCGTACGATTCAACGCGGCAGCCGCGCCGTATCCCGGGGCCAGGAACCGGAACAGGGAACTGTCCCGGTAGAACCGCGAGAGCAGGTCGTCCTCGGAATAGGCAAAGCCGCCGAAGACCTGCCCGGCGTCGTAGCCCATGCTGCCGGGCTCGGGCCCGAAGGCCTTGGCCGCGATCGTTGAAAAGAGAAGACCGAGTTCGGAGTGTCGCGTCGGGACTTCGGAGTGAAAGCTAACATCATAAAGAGTTTGCAGCAGCATCCGCCAGGCTTCGATCCGCGCGATCAGCGCCTTGACCGCGCCGAGCTTCGCGATGCCATCCCGGCCTTCCGTGTCGATCATCTGTCCCGGGAACTGGACCCTCCCTGAGGCATGTTCCTTCACGCGGAGGGAAAGATAGTCGGCAGCGCCGAGCGCGATGGCGAGACAGGAGCGTGCATCGGGGACCGGGGAGTGTCCCTGGATGGCCAAGGCCTGCTTTTCCACGAGGCAATCGATCCCGATATCGGATAGACCTGCCGCCCGGAACCCGATGGCGGGCGCAGGCGTGATCGTGACGCCCGACTGAGTGAAGGGGACCAGGTATCCGCTGTTGCCCGCGCACAGAAGCAGGGTGCGGCCGGCAGCAGCGGGCACCAGGCTTAGAAATCCCTTGAGCCGGACACCTTCCTGCGTCTGCGTGATCTCGATA
This genomic interval carries:
- a CDS encoding acyl-CoA dehydrogenase family protein gives rise to the protein MALPRFTVIIIGAGPAGVTAAGALAGAGISVALLEAGVYAGAENWSGCVYFTESLAAEDCFGPVAVASAPFERAVAKRGTLMHNGQDVVGLELRDREAFRDCYTVLRPLYDPYFANLAARKGAVHLPGTTVTSLIRNNNRVVGVDTNRGALYADVTFLAEGDASHLVRAEQLERLPQPHFLQGVKAVLSLGEDEIEKRFGLKAGEGAAYELLLRNPAIGGRTAHLNIGGFLYTNRDSLSLGYVAPLDNIRDNFRGSHDAIYEWMRGLPFIGDLIEGATLSAYGTKIIRSGGWHERPLLVQDGFAVGGASANLGIDIPFPNFTGPSSATGLFFTRAVKNILKRGGSFDERELAGEYIEPLRESACGRNAEHLSRWPAYFGSSHVLFGRTLDTVCGTMHFLSTNGHVETGRFLRSNILSLKGLREITVDTVRAVGALRLGKPLLATLFNPATFWRWTMNLVKTSANRDQKLRFILHIRGREIEPASLPWPVGSLFERMSPALSRALAQVYANNGKPLGKKLSRAVRHVLQGFRLTDIALLPAYATALFFIALGTAVVDAFRFYVLKTPVDILLAEPVMAYQESLRKARDLDLVKPSLSLEAKLATNTYRVGAGSHIRTLWPESVATQPAMSRSGLWHVCPARVYVYDVPPFSGRGKVTVNFENCIKCESCWRAEPGRALWGRHTDHKLIYRPESASLSVLLDTLKTGRSQERAPVKDGDLAWQEPGPLDPARRQFVHAVLHASSAFRESVEKLPLSADKARTAWPLSLGLRLSEKLTYLDSALADSNEHDLARMVRYERAALGIRLGEGRLFHALYCSARIEERITARFSNPASQGGRKHPPRDKRDGRGFSYEHVSAVFPDRVVKQWEDSPMPEASCEILRTLISDHRDSPFEMVRVLSSVNPALGLIASHQLAATGILSRAGFTPDPGVCAVDGHHIEITQTQEGVRLKGFLSLVPAAAGRTLLLCAGNSGYLVPFTQSGVTITPAPAIGFRAAGLSDIGIDCLVEKQALAIQGHSPVPDARSCLAIALGAADYLSLRVKEHASGRVQFPGQMIDTEGRDGIAKLGAVKALIARIEAWRMLLQTLYDVSFHSEVPTRHSELGLLFSTIAAKAFGPEPGSMGYDAGQVFGGFAYSEDDLLSRFYRDSSLFRFLAPGYGAAAALNRTLAGQDLEQAIPFLGSLDTVQGEPLQPLAFRLHAIMKKCADLAGQPDASLAGEAKAMVTALRGMLVSIEEALSRGEGSETRAAAAEVLLGLAEDAVMQASLSGGRGSVPPSSVFPVAPPSTAIMEGTDYDAFCTAPGAPHRSGSFLATVFDRSPRFVPEMQMDDPKLRARWADLVNWFRQNCSEKQFNGLGFERSIDRSHHLPAEIIQAAKNGKWLATYIPQSLDGLGWRKAEYYLLNSAAGSFGDASIDLLIMASTSIGTTPILLGLEEELPRVREELTPLVEDEGRLGSIGARLARLIRALSRPNPAWIRKEYEAIMKLVDDRIRHTRVVKYLAAHFLKAFYGAGIAGQRGDFGAFMEDLRHAGGLFDKVMPDIRASLEELPRRERCHRLFLRYLGHSAVSAFALTEPTAGSDSGGVQTTAKLLKARMTPLDDGRYSFQPQGDEESFRYLIDADKIVFTDVGIAYETPDKQKQPIRYDQYDYRTDQGSRYYLYKGKECPFHDIGQVRSTDNGSLYEYYSLTGAKMWITNGSIATQFCLYARTPEGVTGFMVDRHSEGLKVGADEKKTGQRGSPTNEISIDSVRVPREAVIGYEGHGQVNALETLNVGRCGLAVVSGALMRKLLAEANAAIPASEERDRLLGEAAAILFGSESLASYLIGLFDRPHESVRMESAIAKYVCSEDIHELITLVEQAYGPAGQTEKHLLEKARRDSRILTIYEGTNEVQRFLILKDLIAMAANWPELSEQEGPDADRTLAAWKNRLRSYVREASRTLGDTGWSDAMLQPALFPLSEMAGEILRLECIRYRREWLNARRPAFDLHLPDYGMNMLSAGRRAAERTRTRLEHLEEKFLQNWEQVRNSMDMPEVRLADAALDEMSRKEPAPVTAPGALAVPLRALSIIRPVADLSPRPRLADGELRELVWRINPSDLAALTQLLALKPSGDSLVSIDVLMPGGVELESLLRMTAGPRADSLHRLDIAPSSGPAAYVPMIQNLEGTQQYDLIAVGDAGLDGDRSLGAYLAGRLDRHHERTNEIEVKPDGSGFVHPALPSVISIAGAASEPEHNIVESISALNSPISVMTSDQKLNAVGSFDLPSGARSTSAISADPLSAAEYIRVFAASASAGTSQDYRGELPHHILTDGNAIWAVLEPHDPKGNIAVLRACVLSAGLVSRNVCAVIPAPRDKWPQLLGVARANGCEQAYCLDSRNGRLTEEGKRQMLRLMLQASNSAMIFAGTEWASSLAYAAGEADDPGNNVLLCSGVTDVTREGPGALVFSLPAYEGRLIRRHVFVSGSAFVTVAPEADFPAQAQRREFKAHILDLAVDPGWIMPLPPTAPPTLAQADVIIDLGYGIRDNSGIALAQELKKKLEALGLAPMFGATRKVTQDLKLLPLDAQIGQTGVRVNPKLIIALGISGAPQHTDYLGSRAEILCFNKDREAPLMKLNQNRPAPRVHPIPGDLFVTVRELIERLG
- a CDS encoding methionine adenosyltransferase; this encodes MIIVEPFPGKPVADHLFEIVERKGVGHPDTLCDSMMDAISIALSQAYLQEFGTILHHNIDKGLLAAGSVRKEFKGGEVLKPMELTIGDRATSSAKGRSIPVAEIAVDAARAWLRKNMRFVDPEQQVNYRVVLAPGSEELTDIFSRPGAVRGANDTSATVGYYPLSPTEQMVLGLERRLNSPDFKASRPETGEDVKVMALRHGNDLDLTVAMPLLCREISSEKDYFWRKDLLIQEMSEFLRQGAGSGEVRVHYNALDEPGRGMDGIYLSLTGTSAEDADSGQVGRGNRVNGLISVNRPLGTEAAAGKNPVSHVGKIYNILSHRLAEKLCREIEGIREAYVYLVSRIGSPIDQPQMAAAQVVLERGLEVRDVSRRAEEIIERELAGIAGFCRELSEGKHPLG